Below is a window of Leptidea sinapis chromosome 4, ilLepSina1.1, whole genome shotgun sequence DNA.
CAATTTGAGTGCTATTACGACTCCAATATTTCTCCATTACTCCGATAATGACTGGCTCACAACTCCAAAAGACGTTGATAAACtttttacgaaattaaaaaCAGCAGTCGGAAAATACAAAgtgcctttaaaaaaatttaatcaccTTGATTTTGTTTTTGCCAATGATgcgaataaattaatatataatagaattattaatataatgtcaCATTTTAGATAAGATATTAAATCACGCAATTTTTAGCCAATGgttttatttacagtaaaaGTACGAAATACAGTGTATTACCATAACAATCACAGTATGCCATGGTATGGATTCctacaaaataaacaaaaacattgttAGCACAAACAttgaaattttacaaaaatatctaAGCAGTGACATAACAGTAAGTACCGCTGCAATGAAGCACCTCTACAACACTAGAGAAAACACTGAAACAGGTCTAAATGTACTATTGGTATTGTTTGGTGGGTCGTGAATGTCTCTAGTGCATTGTACAAGAGATGGAACATGGCAGAAGTAATCAGATGTAATGTAATGCTCGGAATACGGCAGAAGATtaagtttttactttatttataagaCTAATTTTGTCAGCTCCTGAATGGACAATAATAGTTAGTTAGTATGAAGGCTTTATTTATAGTTACGGAATACAACTTACACAATAATTATGCATTGACGAAACatgacaaaataaaacaattcattCGTTCGCGTAATTTCAAAGGTTGTTCTTGTGATACGAAGCTTTAACCACAACAGCTTCTTCTGCGCTTTTTTGGTTTTCATCTACAATAGATAATTCTCTTTGAACTATTTCTCCAACCGTGCGTTTAACttgaaagtaaaaatataaagttaagaAGAAAATAATGCTATTATATGTGAAAATACTTGTTTAATTTGTATACCTTTTTTGAGTAATTCCATCGGATCCAGATTTCTGGGAGACGAATCCAAATTAACATTATCATTAAAACGTGGATCGTTTGTTTTATGCACAACTTGAAGTAaagatatatatttgtaattctgaaagacaattattttacatgcAACAAATTGTCACTGATtgcttatttaaaatttaatagtcTCAAAATTTTAACAACAATCTGtctatacgagggctgcactaaaagtatcgggaatcaaggaagtgccacaatataactatttaaaaatgtatttattgcttttcgaagtattctccgcgaaatttgacacatttttccatacgatggaaccaatcattgaagctaccattccattcggaagttggggtctccaaaatggccgttttgtaggcgtccaaagcatcttcaggtgatgaaatcTCTGACCActaaatttattctttattttagggaaagtatagaaatcattagggcttaggtcggggctgtacggcggatggtctaataattatatgttttcttgctctaaaaactcttttgttctgtgcgcggtgtgagaactcgcattgtcgtgatggaggataatgcggcggttgcagttctcttaacggagttcagaaacgacctgtggaaaaaaatgctagcataccattctgcattaaccgttctttgtctcTCAAGAGGGATAGTCGCAAcgtggccggttttggagacgaacgtggccaccattttttttgcaacactctgtcaacgaacaattttttttggctTGAACTTATTTTCGAatacccaaactcgtgactggtttttgtttcgggttcgcacgcgtatatccaggattcgtcacctgatacgatgttgtatacagcatttgaggatcctgcttGGAGTCTTTCGAGAGTTTTGACGCACCAActgctttttgctcttcacagagcaaatgcggtatccatcgggaaaacaacttttttacacctaattgttcatgcaagattatttgtatttgactcatgccaatgtctaaagttgcatGAATTTCGCgttatgtcacatgtcgatcttcctcaatcagcttacgcacagcatcaacgttttctttggtgactgcagtttttggacgaccttgacggggatcatcactgagcttgatacgtccacgttgaaattcagcaagccagcgataaattgtggttttggatggggcttcatcaccaaatgtaGAAATCATCCGATCAACCcactgtgtttgtgtgtgtgatCAAACCACTTCAAAAGTCATagtaaatcatcgctctagaattttctcgagtcaattccattttctcaatgactaaacaagtttgaaaagaccttgtgacaagaccgagaatctttttttagaataaataaatggtattcgatttaaaaaaaggagttttcaattaaaaagattttaatatgacaggaacagtggaaatattccattcccgatattTATAGTGTAGCCCtggtatatataaaagagaatgtatgtttgtatattccctaataactcctaaactattcaaccgatctcaatgaaatattttgtaatagattcgttgaagctcaaggaaggttcacatatatagtttgtcgtgtcacgatcccacccacgcactcacctacgcatttaccatatctctcgaaccgtttattgacagaacaacgtctgtcgggtcagctagtaaaaatatattataaaagtacatATTTAATCAAGTCCTAAGGATGCCGTgttcattaataaaaaagagTTGAGACAGATTGTACTCTCTTGGACAGGCAAGACCTAAAAATTGTTTCTggtatttttgtgtatttatttgtttttctgtATGTTTGTGCACGCAAAGGCTTAACCGATTTGAATGTGTCTCATGTATTTTGACGAGCTTCTGGTAACTGCTTGTCTGATTCCAATCGATTCACAaagaaaaagttaaaaattacgCGGGTAACGTACATCTTTAGTAGACTATCGACTAAAGGGTGGGAGGGTCTTGCAAGACTAAAAAACTTACATTAAAGTGGAGTTACCACTAAAGATTActacattacattttaaatcATTATGCATAACCGCAAATGAATTGATGAAGATGGTAATACCTCATTTGTACAATTCTTTAAAGTAATTATCATTTCAGAATTGGAAGCAATGCAGTTATTATATTCATCACATATTGTAAATTCATATGGTACAGGAAGATCTGATAGtgaattgtgttttattaaGGGACAACATGATGAGATGTTTAGATTTCTTCCATTTCTGTTTGTATGTCGTGGTTCCAACTTTAACGTCTCATTTTCTTTCTGTAAATGCTGAAATGCAGAGCTTTGTGCTTGTAGTTTTTCATGCAGGCATTCTACTTGATTTGTGtatagtttatctttttctttgCCATTTAATTCTGTGCAACAATTATCACAACCTGTATCAGTTTTATCAACAATCCCGtaaacacttttatttatttttagagaaTCACCTTTAAGTAAATCTCTATCGTTGTCTGTTTCAGTAAATTTATTTTCGTATGAACATATCAAGCTGTGTTCACTACTTTTTGGCGATACAATTAATATATCCTTACTATATAATTTCACACGAACCTTATCAAAGGATGTATGCATATCGTAATTATCGTGTTTTCTTCTTAAAGGAATTAACTTTCTTAAAAAAACTGTCTGTTCTATGATTTCATCTTCCCAGTTTTTAGATAAGCTCCGAATGCTACTGCATCTAATAGATTTGAAATCGTCTTCAGTAGGAATTACTATACCAAATACtttttccaaaataattttccaaaacaattttatgctttttaaagCTTCCAAACATTTTTCACATGGCCAATGGCTTGTTTCAAATTCTTCCTACACAAAAAATATTGGTATAATTTtctgttttcataaaaatgtaattgtaTATCAGTAATATGTACTTACTTCTTGATAATACTTCTGTAGAGATTCTTCTTTTCTTATGCATTCTTTCACAGCGTGACAAGAACTGCATATACTTTCTAAAACCACTTTGGATTTGCATCCTGGATGGCATTGAGGTGTAACCTGAAAAAGTTTGAGAATATGGAATTTAATTAGTCCatagaattgtaaaataatgtaaatagtttattattttgcATTTCTAACCAAGAAAATGGATATTTCTTACTTTCCCACGGCTTCTCCAAGTCATACTTCTTAATAATTTGGATACCATATGTACAGGTATAACACAAATTGGCATATCAGTTTTCATCCAATCCCTGAGGAATGCGTTACGGACGCGTATATCATGACTCCATGCTCGAACGTCTGCACAGGAAGCATacgattttatttttccttCGTTCCGGGGTAAAAGGTGAAGTTGTTCGATATTATGATTATTCATTTAATAcagaatttcatttttttactgtaataacttatacacaaaattttaaatggTTACGTGTCATCAAAATGATGATTTTTATGGGCTATCTGACAGATTGCACATTatatagtatttaattattagttgcgaaatataaaaaactCCTTGAAAAATTTTTAGTCGGTAACAAAATATTGCGTCAGTTCAAAAGTGACGTTCTAAATCAAATGCACTATTCCATCTTGATTTTGGATGacaattcataaaaatttactttttgtatatttacattttactattagtaaataattaataagattgaTTTCGAATGAccttatcatttaaaaatgagCGAGGATGAGATATAGAAGAAATTATAGATTTGCTTTTTGTAAAGttattaagaatatttgttagaCTATGTCTTTCATAACAAAAAGAGAAAGAGTGTTTAATGAATATGATCTGTTTGATTTACCTCCAAGAAATGAGGGTAAGCTGAAAGCTTATGCCTCGTGTACAGATTCAAGGGCGTGGTCTCACTTCAATTCTGACAAAGCAGAGCATCTCTTTGAAGTTATCAAGAGGAACAACGAAACATGTCGTCCAAAGTACATTCCCACTGATGTTATAGTAAACACATTGATGGTAACTAAGAATGCTGAAATCAGTCGTCTTAAAAGACAAATTGAAGAGTTTGAACAAATGCTAGCCGCATACGATCAACTTGAATTAACATCCGAACAAAAATGTGAAATTGCTAATGCCGTATGTATTCTTTGAGCTTAAGATCTATATCTAATTGctttataaaattcaataacCGGAATTAAATTTCAGCATGATGCGATTAAAGCTGCGAATAAAGAACTTGATGATTTGGTAAAGTACTGTCTTCATTTTTTCTATCATTTTTATGCAAATTAACGATGATAGCTCACCTTTACGTTTTGTTATTACAGTGTTTGGACTTAGATTTATCTGGGTTCACTGAGgtaatattttttctgttaatttattttatttcattttagatcaaccttcaataataaatatgtttcagGGTATTGATTCAGAGGCATTTGAggtacaattttatattatgaaatagaTAAGGTTTGTAAACAGTAGTGATAttgatatttgaatttgttgcaGACCGGTCAATCAAGAGGAGACGtggtatgttattttaatttcaaaaaacaaattGAGACGTCTAAGATAAatttagttattgttttattttttcagccTTCGAGACATACAGATCATGAGGTAACTATAACATTTACATAGTAGTattcaattatataaaaacaattaaataatttcaacaaaTCATCTCCCTTACAGACTGAAAAATCGAAAGGTGATGAGGTAtggaaattttgaatatttgcttagaaatattttcatataaaattagcATTCCGTTCTTGCTAGCAATCAGGTGTTGGAAGGAGTGTGGGACTTATCGTCGGATGAGCTTGGGGTCACATCGCGGTATGTGATTATTCCGGCCTATGATCATGTTTTAGCGAGTGATGATGAGTTTCAAAAGCTAAGCGTAACAATTAGTGACTTGTTAGTTTAGTTTGACTTTTAAAGAGGCTTTGATTTGTATTGATTGGTAGTATTTATATTGATTACAAAATTTCCATTAGTTTCGATTCAAAGGAAGTATCTGATAGCGGCGAAAGTGAATCTTTATTATgaacattataataacattttctgctatttaaaaaaaataatctcgGGTTGAAGGCcaccgtagcaagtgaaattactggaataatgaaacttaacatagAATGGCTTAAAGCGACGAGTGCATTTGCTATGATGCTCAGAATTGTCAGTTCAGTTCGATCAAAGATCCAGAGCAGCACTtgattgtaatgggtaggacatATCACAAACCATCAGTCtctatttgttatttaaacagaattatatttcaattgtaCAGTGGCTATATAAAAATGCAATGGGAAAAGAATCGAAGAGCAATCAAGTTGGAAACGGTAGCTTGGACTGTGTTCGTGAGGTTAGCACGTGTAAGTTGAGgccttttttaatttgtttcaatagaTTACAAACCTGAATTAGTGTTTAGTCACTAGTGGAAGTagattatcaattatttatcaAGATTTAAGTTCAGAACAAAATTAATGTctcaatttttattactttttgtaGTATTTAGTAATTcgaagtaattttaaagaaaaatagcAGACCATTCCTTGAATTAGACCGTagcattataaaattaaaatttttacgcCATCTgccttaaaaaatttaataaactattattgtCCTCTCTGCAGCTGCTCGTGACCCAAGATTAGAAGAATTGCAAGAAACAGTAATCAATAAGGATGCCAAGCTTAGCGCAATGCATAACAAAATCGCAGTAAGAAATagaaagttttcttttttaggCTTTAATTTACATGCTATATCTACTATATATcgatatatatcaatatatatcgTCTTCGCCCCACTTAttgctttaatatattttaaaggtaTTGGAAAACGACGTGTGTGAGCCTTATTGTATTTATGCTCATATTTACACAGCACTCGAAAAGATTTTCGGGACCCtttgtcaaaatataaaatacaaacaatatTTGGACTTGCTGGTATTcaacattttttataacatttgttAATAAATTCGTGCTAATTCCGCTAGGCTAATATTTCTCTTTTTTGCAGACAGCTGGAAAAGACACTCGAGGTATTGACATTAAaggtaaaatacttttcaaaatgAAGGTTCTTGAAAAATTCTCACTTGCACTAGTTGCTCCTTGTACGGAAGATCTTACGCCTACTAAAATGGACTGCACATGCTATCGCACTGAAATAAAGCAAGTCTTCGCTTTAACAGCTGCTGATTCCACAAGAACACAACTTGATGACAAACGAGCTCACTTGGTTGCTGACATAATAGAAAATCGAGAAATGAAAGAAATTCTGAGTAAAGAAAGTGTTGAGGATCAAAGTGATATTGAGCAAGCACAAGAATGTTTTGGTTTTGATAGTTACAGTACTGAAGCTGAAAGTGTTAATAGATTGAAAAAATTACAAGCAAACTTTGAGGATTTATTGCTTtgttatgataatttaaaacatGAAAAGGATTGTTTATTTTTACGTTGTCAGAAGTATACAGAACTTGAAAAAGAATGTGAATGCATGCAAAATCGGTTAAAAGAATATAATcaattatggagtgaaaaagaATATTACCGCAAGCGTTCAACGGACTTAGACAACTTAAAAGAGTCATATTACATCTTAACCGAGGAAACAACAAATTTAGAAACAAAACTGAAGGCtgaaatagaaattaataaaattaaaagcatacataataatgaattatataatgaaaatgtgtCCTTAGAGAAAAAAATACAGGAGCTTaacaaaatgtttgaaaaagaaaacaattatttaaccTGTAAAGTGAAAGAACAAGAATGTAAAATAATGTGTCAAGAGCagcaaattaaaacattatccAATCAAATTGATCAATTTCTTGAACAAGGACATGATGCAGTAAGAAAACAACTTCCATAATAATTACTGcgaatctatatttttattttttcatacttttttatttttatagataacgTCCGATGAAACAGCACGTTCAATGGAATTACTCAACGAAATCGAATCACAGAAAGAACAGATCAAGAACCTCAAAGATGCTCTGCTGTGCAATGAAGAGGAAAAACGCTATCTTGAAGACGATTTTCAGAACAAGCTAGAGCTCATCAATGACTTAAAAGTGGAAATAGAAAATTGGAAAGGTAAAAAAATTCAGTGTTGaagtaatataaaagtattatgaTGAATTTGcatatccttttttttttagaaaagtaTGAAAAAATGGTTCATGCAAATGACTATTTAGAAAAATGTTCGGATGATTTTCAAGATCAAGTACAGCATCTTCAACACCAAAATCAGTATTTGGAAAATGATTTAGTTAGTAAAAATACTgctcttaataatttaatggatattgttcaaaataaatcTCAAGAAATCAGTAATTTAACGAATCAAATCGAAGAAAAACAAATCGAAAATTCAGAACtatacaaagaaataaaaacaagtCAAGTTATATATAACGAAAGTTTGTCGAACTTAGCAAATGAGAATCAAATGGCAATCGTATCACTTAAAGAAGCTCAACGTGAAAGTCAAGAAATACTAGAAGCTATTAAAAGCTTCgttaacataaataattctaatataTCTGTAGCTTTTGATGATACCATAGAAAAGTGTAAGAAAGATCTCTTGCGCATTGACAATGATACAGATTCAgtgttaataaaagaaataaaaaaattgcatgacCTCAGCATACAAAATCTTCACGCCTTATTGGATgaaaatattcaattcaaaGAATCACTTGAAGTTTCCAGACATGATAGTTTGATACTGAAAAATAAAGTTGAAAGCTTAGAAAGTCTTAATGTAAACTACAATAAGCTTAAAGAATCTTACGATAAGTTGAAAGAAGAAAAAGATCTACTGGAGCGTGAATCTAATagcaaaaattttgaatttgaattaactaAAAAGAAAAGCGAACAACTAATGAAACAGCTTAACGAAACTGAAGATGTAAGAAACGACTTTGTCAAATTGAAATCAGAATACCACGGGGTTTTACAGGAACGCAACGAACTAATGGATAAAGTTAAATACAACGAAAATTTGGTGGAAAAGAAAAGCGAAGAGCTAATGAAACAGCTTAACGAAACTGAAGATGTAAGAAACTACTTTGTCAAATTGAAATCAGAATACCAGGAGGTTTTACAGGAACGCAACGAACTAATGGATAAAGTTAAACACAACGAAAACTTGCTGGAAACAATAAGGCGTGATTTAGATGATTTAAAAGAGGAAAATGAAACTTATCTTGAGGGAAAAGAAAAGCAAAAGTTGTTAGAGCAAGAACTCATAAATTATGAAAAGTTATTCAAAAActtagaaaatgaaaatacgTCTCTTAAGGAAGAACTATCAATAAAATCAGGTGAACTTATCAAGTTACGTAATGACCTAGAGGACAAGATTCGAGAGAATAATAACATTTCTGATCACATAAATTCCTTACATACAATTGAAATGTCTTTGCAAAATGATATATCAAATATGCAAGCAATGTTGATAGCAGCAAAGAAAGAGAATGCTGATTTAGAGACGAAACTTCATAAATACAAAAACCTAGAAACAGATATAGATAACATACGAAGCGCCTACGATGGGATtgtaaatgaaaaagaaaatttagaAAAAGTTCTACAGATGCAACAACAGCAAGTTCATAGGCTCCAAGaagaaaataaagttttaaccATTCAAAATAAGGATTTATTAGATCACAGCGAAGACCTACAAAATTCTTTAGTACGTACTCGTTCTCAGGTAAATAGccatttttatgttttactttaaatattatattttacaagcAACCCTTGTTTTCTATAATgtacttaatattttgcataaaGTTAATAGCTATTACGGAAGCTAACGTATATTTCCATGAAGATAGTTTTAACCAAATCACGACACATTACAGGCAAGCATTATTAATCCACCAAATGATTTATTGgaaaatataagaaatgaaatcaaaacaaTGAAAGAAGAAAAACTGATAAGCCATAGAAATATTAGAGATTTAAAAGACAAATTAGATGAAGCGGTATGTTCGATGACATTTtcaagttattataatatatttctataactGTAATGCTCCTCTTTAATTTATACAACGTTGAATTCGCTGTTTGGGTTGGCACGCAAACTGATTTATTTTGCCTTCGTTATTGCGCTTTTTATTGTCAAAGTAAATTGCCATTTTTAGGACGACATAATACAAGATTTGAAAGAAAGTCTCGCTGTGAGGGATAGTAAAATTGCCACGCTTCAAAATTATGCCAATCAGTTAGAAGAAGAAGTGAGAAACCTTAACTTTATGATTGCTACAGCAGTTGAATCGAGTGAAGAAATCAGAGATAacagtcataaaaaaattgatgaatCGCTAAGAAGATTGGAAGCACATCGTAAATATTAGTCATTctccattttattttacttttaaaactgAATTGCTTCACTGTAAAGGCAGAAagcaaacacaaaaaaaatctgttacaAGTGTTGAcataatttgtaatttgtatgtatttacaGATTCAAAAGCAACTCATAATATGAGAATGGAGATAACAAGGCTGAAAAGTGATAATACTCAATTAGAAAGTCAACTTTccaatacaattataaacacTGATGTAACgtcacgagaaaaagaaaaatatgcaGCACAAATATCTCAATTACGAAATGAGagagaatctttaatagaaaaCATCGAGCAATTAGAATTAACATGCTTTGGTGATAGCTATTTAAACTCAGATTCATGTTCAAtagatgaaattttattatcacTTAGCAGAATAAGAAAATGCATAGAATCAAGAAATTTAAAGTCCTCTTCACTTGAAAATACTCTAATGAAAGTTCAAAATTCATCGCAAGTACTGCTAAGCAAAGCTGATGAAGCCAAAAAGATTgctgaaaaagaaaaagaaaaaataactcTTGAGAAAGAAGAAGCCTTAAAAGAAAAGATTACAATGGAACAGCAACTTGCCAcacttgaaataaaattgaaagatcaaataaataaagatctCGAAATAATAGAAGACTTGAATGGCAAATTATTGAACCAAAAACTTATGTTTGAAAGAATTAATGAATCGACACAAAATTACATTGGCAAATtagaaaatgaaattgaaaatctTCAGATACTTTACAAGGACTCATTATCCAAACTAAACGAGCTgcaagaaaaattaaataagtcaTCAGAAAACAATTCGAATAATGATGAAGTTATATCTGACATTAAAAGGATcttaaatgaaaaacaaaatgaaattaatcAATTGCAAATATATCTAACTGAAATACAAAACAAACCGAGTTTGGACGCGGAAATGCaaacaattgtttttataaattttactgatGCCACATGCCAGACAGATGATAATGAAATAGAAATGGTGCAAGAACCATATTATtacgatacaaataattataacgGTAATGTTATTTCAGCGGGAAATGTAACagaagataatattaattacattaaaagtaGATACCTAGATTACAAGTCGAAACAACTCAGCTTAGGTAAACTAGAATTGCACTCAATATCTAGTCCAAGCTGCAGTAAAAATTCAAGGACTATAGAAGACTATGATAATATAGAAAACTTTTCTGAAAATAATGTTTCATTATGTAAGGAAATTGAGTTCCTTACATTTGAAAACcatcataaaataatagatatttataacACGCAATCAATATTAACTGAAAATACTGAACTTAGTAGTAAAAGCTTCAACATGGGATCAAATGGAGAGTTTATTACCGGTGAATATAAGAAATGCGAAATAACGGAACAAACCAATAAAACCGACAAAATTGTCAATGCTTATGCATCTAATGAAAACGAATCAGTTCAATTTGAGACTAACgagttatttcttatttacgAGGATAGCGATAATCCTCCCATTGAATATAAGAAGAAAGGTTCATCTCAAGTTGTTGTTGAAATCTTGACGACAAATCCGCGAATGGAATATAAAGATTATAACAATTCTAATAtacaaaagttaaaaattaacgAAGAAAGTGATAGACATTTAGAAAATACTATCAAACCCAAACTTGAAGTAACTTTACCGAGAGTAGACACTGATGAAACGACAGCTATACCATCATCTGTTTTAGACAAGATATCTGTGAAGTCTTTAGACATATTTAGATTACC
It encodes the following:
- the LOC126979868 gene encoding putative leucine-rich repeat-containing protein DDB_G0290503 isoform X1; this encodes MSFITKRERVFNEYDLFDLPPRNEGKLKAYASCTDSRAWSHFNSDKAEHLFEVIKRNNETCRPKYIPTDVIVNTLMVTKNAEISRLKRQIEEFEQMLAAYDQLELTSEQKCEIANAHDAIKAANKELDDLCLDLDLSGFTEGIDSEAFETGQSRGDVINLVIVLFFQPSRHTDHETEKSKGDEWLYKNAMGKESKSNQVGNGSLDCVREVSTSARDPRLEELQETVINKDAKLSAMHNKIAVLENDVCEPYCIYAHIYTALEKIFGTLCQNIKYKQYLDLLTAGKDTRGIDIKGKILFKMKVLEKFSLALVAPCTEDLTPTKMDCTCYRTEIKQVFALTAADSTRTQLDDKRAHLVADIIENREMKEILSKESVEDQSDIEQAQECFGFDSYSTEAESVNRLKKLQANFEDLLLCYDNLKHEKDCLFLRCQKYTELEKECECMQNRLKEYNQLWSEKEYYRKRSTDLDNLKESYYILTEETTNLETKLKAEIEINKIKSIHNNELYNENVSLEKKIQELNKMFEKENNYLTCKVKEQECKIMCQEQQIKTLSNQIDQFLEQGHDAITSDETARSMELLNEIESQKEQIKNLKDALLCNEEEKRYLEDDFQNKLELINDLKVEIENWKEKYEKMVHANDYLEKCSDDFQDQVQHLQHQNQYLENDLVSKNTALNNLMDIVQNKSQEISNLTNQIEEKQIENSELYKEIKTSQVIYNESLSNLANENQMAIVSLKEAQRESQEILEAIKSFVNINNSNISVAFDDTIEKCKKDLLRIDNDTDSVLIKEIKKLHDLSIQNLHALLDENIQFKESLEVSRHDSLILKNKVESLESLNVNYNKLKESYDKLKEEKDLLERESNSKNFEFELTKKKSEQLMKQLNETEDVRNDFVKLKSEYHGVLQERNELMDKVKYNENLVEKKSEELMKQLNETEDVRNYFVKLKSEYQEVLQERNELMDKVKHNENLLETIRRDLDDLKEENETYLEGKEKQKLLEQELINYEKLFKNLENENTSLKEELSIKSGELIKLRNDLEDKIRENNNISDHINSLHTIEMSLQNDISNMQAMLIAAKKENADLETKLHKYKNLETDIDNIRSAYDGIVNEKENLEKVLQMQQQQVHRLQEENKVLTIQNKDLLDHSEDLQNSLVRTRSQASIINPPNDLLENIRNEIKTMKEEKLISHRNIRDLKDKLDEADDIIQDLKESLAVRDSKIATLQNYANQLEEEVRNLNFMIATAVESSEEIRDNSHKKIDESLRRLEAHHSKATHNMRMEITRLKSDNTQLESQLSNTIINTDVTSREKEKYAAQISQLRNERESLIENIEQLELTCFGDSYLNSDSCSIDEILLSLSRIRKCIESRNLKSSSLENTLMKVQNSSQVLLSKADEAKKIAEKEKEKITLEKEEALKEKITMEQQLATLEIKLKDQINKDLEIIEDLNGKLLNQKLMFERINESTQNYIGKLENEIENLQILYKDSLSKLNELQEKLNKSSENNSNNDEVISDIKRILNEKQNEINQLQIYLTEIQNKPSLDAEMQTIVFINFTDATCQTDDNEIEMVQEPYYYDTNNYNGNVISAGNVTEDNINYIKSRYLDYKSKQLSLGKLELHSISSPSCSKNSRTIEDYDNIENFSENNVSLCKEIEFLTFENHHKIIDIYNTQSILTENTELSSKSFNMGSNGEFITGEYKKCEITEQTNKTDKIVNAYASNENESVQFETNELFLIYEDSDNPPIEYKKKGSSQVVVEILTTNPRMEYKDYNNSNIQKLKINEESDRHLENTIKPKLEVTLPRVDTDETTAIPSSVLDKISVKSLDIFRLPKRLTNSDTKINKKFLQNEISSNSSSINLNNRGMKDLLKIPQNNSEIIKKSINNSIPDQNTRSNDLSYVQNTLSTALSISRNDVLTKESITKTILTTGSSNNKNEKQNIFSENVSYTKNIEISNQKLNKPSNYALEYILDSIKQDIKISNFNGNNDLKNSKSFDQIHQSNHYSNEHIDSKSYNRLSPFLGYTSTEPDLDTEKSNPRKEFNSTQYSNAAERALLVRRNPNISNEQKIEELAKAIKDIENHYKKKIEMIKTQYDNNIKNIMNQHNHGVVSIQNLHEEALQDAIKRRESEIESLRTMSIEGMRKVEMLEKENKFLKVKLEKQQSNDLSEVGVKRPSTEPRKRKHRHRMDRILTKTNIESFNLSPKSRSHGPCTCSLDLNLSDTIRNIFEQVDVEQRKLGEQAYTKYIVNKIIETNIDALDTQELAFLHLTVCRTWKAMLGKEEALQKRIDSLESDLFNKQRRTQKHIADLDRKVAEERRRLQEVREAVCRNTTIESCENNPERQHKPEKDVCKCVSKNRVEEKCSGGDVVTGVIGATLRAKRPKQENNRAVSAKLGQDERREKKHYYDDQPVRLRRTDRATRLSHKKY
- the LOC126979868 gene encoding uncharacterized protein LOC126979868 isoform X4, translated to MSFITKRERVFNEYDLFDLPPRNEGKLKAYASCTDSRAWSHFNSDKAEHLFEVIKRNNETCRPKYIPTDVIVNTLMVTKNAEISRLKRQIEEFEQMLAAYDQLELTSEQKCEIANAHDAIKAANKELDDLCLDLDLSGFTEGIDSEAFETGQSRGDVINLVIVLFFQPSRHTDHETEKSKGDEWLYKNAMGKESKSNQVGNGSLDCVREVSTSARDPRLEELQETVINKDAKLSAMHNKIAVLENDVCEPYCIYAHIYTALEKIFGTLCQNIKYKQYLDLLTAGKDTRGIDIKGKILFKMKVLEKFSLALVAPCTEDLTPTKMDCTCYRTEIKQVFALTAADSTRTQLDDKRAHLVADIIENREMKEILSKESVEDQSDIEQAQECFGFDSYSTEAESVNRLKKLQANFEDLLLCYDNLKHEKDCLFLRCQKYTELEKECECMQNRLKEYNQLWSEKEYYRKRSTDLDNLKESYYILTEETTNLETKLKAEIEINKIKSIHNNELYNENVSLEKKIQELNKMFEKENNYLTCKVKEQECKIMCQEQQIKTLSNQIDQFLEQGHDAITSDETARSMELLNEIESQKEQIKNLKDALLCNEEEKRYLEDDFQNKLELINDLKVEIENWKGKKIQC